The DNA region ACACCGGGGGAAACGTCAACGGGTCGTGGGGGCACGCGAATCCTCTGCGGGCTGCTGCGGCGGGCTGTAACGAAGCTTTAGCGAAGTGAAGGACCGCCGGTGGCCACGGAGTGTGTCAAAGCAGGCGCAGACTGATTTCGGCGGCGGCCGTGGCGTTGCCCGTGCGCGAAACAGCGGACGTTTACGTCCGCCGCGCACGGGTACGCCGCCGGGCAGGCTCCGGCCTGCTCGCAGAAAAATCGGAATGGAACGCAGCGACGCTTGCGTCGCAAGTGACATGGAGTCGAGGACGGCGCAGACTGAACGTGGTCCCTTTCCCGTCTCGCTTCGGCTGGTTTCATTTTTTCGATTCATCCCTTTAAAAACAGGCGGTTAAGCGGTGCTGGCGCTGAAGCTTGCGTAAGCGCCACTTGAGGTGAGCTGTGTTGGCCGACGGAGTGCGTGCCGCACCGGCCAAATGAGTACCTACACAGCGAGCCTTCGGCTGCACCGCGTCGTTTGGAAACGCACTCACCTTATGATGTGGGTTCAAAAGGCCGCTTCAGCGGCACGGCAATTCCTCCGCATAGCGGGAAATATTGGCCCCCATCGTGAGTGACCAGCGCGCACACAGCCCCTGGAACGACAAGCACGGTTATCAAACATGGAAAGCCTGAGAATAGGAAAAACCCTTAGTCGTGCGCGATGGTAGTGAGAGGGCCGCGGTCACAGCGCCTAGAATCAAGGGAAGCAGCGGCCCGGTGCGGCGGTGCGAACAAGCGCCATAAAATTGAGGCTCGGGTTAATTGGAATGATAGATTTGGAATTAAAAAAAGGGTTCATTGGAGCACCGCACGCACGAACGTCACGAACGCGCACGGCAAGCACCCTAGAACTGGAACCACCCTTGGACGGGCGCGCCTCCAGGTCAACAATCCGTGAGACCGTAGCGAGTAATGGCGGACACCAGGGTCAAGGGGCGTGGCCGCCACCACGAGCGAAGGGCGAACTGACTTCCACGCTGAGCGCAGCGAACTGACATCCTCGGGGCGTATCGAATTGCAAGAAACTACTGGAATCCATGGCGGGCATCGAGGTCGCGGCAGCGGAGCACTACAGGAATCCAAGTCACCATTAATCGCGGAATCCGCATCGAATGGCGCGTGAGCGGGGGCGCTCCAGAAAGCGAGTCAACTCTGGTGTCCACAGTGCGTGTCGGTCGGCGCGCCAGCGGGGGCGCTCCAGAAAGCGAGCCAGCTCTGGTGTCCAGAGCGCGTGTCAGTCGGCGCGGGAGCGGGAGCGTATCAGAAAGCGAGTCAACTCTGGTGTTCCGAGTGAGTATCGAACGGCGGTCACCCCGGAACACCTGTTGCGTAGCATCAGGTGTGGAGGGGTGACGCCGTGGCCACGTGTGGTGTGCCGTGCGTGGTGTGGTGGTGCCTGTGATGTCATGGAGAGTCGCGCAAAGTCATGGAGAGTCATGCATAGACTTGTTGTCCTGGCGTGCGGGTATGCGTAAATTATGGGTGGATAATTTATGCCAGTAAATACGACGCATCCTGAATATGATCTGATGGCCGCCACATGGAGCCGCGCCCGCGACATCATGGGTGGCGAGGACGCCATCAAGGCCGCCGGCGAGAAATACCTGCCAAAACTTGAATCGCAAAGCGATGAGGAATACCAGGCATACAAGGCGCGGGCGGTGTTCTTCAACGCCACGGCCCGCACGCTGGCGGGTTATGTGGGCATGATCTTCCGCAAGCCGCCGTACATCAAACTGCCGGAAAGCAACAGCGCCCTGGGGAAAGCCATGGCGGAGTTCAATAATGACGCCGATATGCTGGGGACTTCGCTTTATGGGTACTCCAAACAGGTTGTCAGTGAAGTGGTCAGTGTTGGACGCTGCGGCACGCTGGTGGATTGGCAGGGTGATGTGGAAAGCCGCGCATACGCGGCGCTGTACCGGGCTGAGGAGATTTTGAACTGGCGCGTGGAACGGGTGAATGGGCGCAGCATCGCCACACTGGTGGTGCTGCATGAGCCGGAGGGTGGTGAACGGAACAGCGCCGACTTGTTTGACGCGACGGCTGGGGAACAGATCAGGGTGCTGAGATTGGATAGAACGAATGGGATTGATGGGACTAATGCAGTGCGGTGTGTGGTGGATATTTGGCGACCGAAAAAGGACGCAAAAGGCAAAGGCGGAAAATCCGAATGGGAGTTGGTGGAAACGCGGGTTCCGTTGCGACTCGGAAAGCCGCTGCCGTTGATT from Verrucomicrobiota bacterium includes:
- a CDS encoding DUF4055 domain-containing protein, which gives rise to MPVNTTHPEYDLMAATWSRARDIMGGEDAIKAAGEKYLPKLESQSDEEYQAYKARAVFFNATARTLAGYVGMIFRKPPYIKLPESNSALGKAMAEFNNDADMLGTSLYGYSKQVVSEVVSVGRCGTLVDWQGDVESRAYAALYRAEEILNWRVERVNGRSIATLVVLHEPEGGERNSADLFDATAGEQIRVLRLDRTNGIDGTNAVRCVVDIWRPKKDAKGKGGKSEWELVETRVPLRLGKPLPLIPFVFHGPENSRPAVARIPLDDIIPENLGHYRMDADYKHGLHYTALPTAYVSGFDKDAKLKIGSSVAWSTETTGATAGFLEFTGQGLTSFERALDHAERLMAVMGSRLLEGQKKVAETAEALQIRQSGEDSILSSVATSISESLTHVVRWVYWWNSTEENPEDITDQQALLDLNTDFRTHGMAATEVTALVAAWQAGAISQDTMFELFRRSEILPDGRGNDEEKGLIAMSARGGSSQARSTALT